Genomic window (Mycoplasmopsis citelli):
GTATTTAAAACCAAAATTATATCTAAACAATAATTAATTTTTTAGGTTATTAAATAAACAAACTTTTTATTTAAAAGTTTGTTTATTTAACACCTTAATACAGGCAATGTAAAATAAAAATAATTAAGTATAATATAAAGAAACTATGAAATCTGTTAGAGAATTATTTGATTTTAAAACCACCGAAATGCGTATTGCTCAGCGAGCATTAAAAGAAATTAATAAACTTGAAAAAAATGTTAGCAAATTAAGTGATGCTGAACTTAAAGAAACTACCAATATTTTTAAAAGTATGCTTGCTGAAGGCTATACTTTAGAGCAAATTCGTAGCGATGTATTTGCCGTTGCTCGCGAAGCAACTAAACGAGTACTTGGGAAACGACCTTATGATGTGCAAATGTTAGGTGGAATTTTACTTGATTTAGGATCAGTAGCAGAAATGAAAACTGGAGAAGGAAAAACCATTACTTCCATAGCTCCAGTGTATTTAAATGCGCTTTTAGGTAAAGGAGCCATTGTTTCAACAGTTAATGAGTACCTTAGTGAGCGGGACGCTAAAGAGATGGGAGAAGTGTTTAATTTCTTAGGTTTAAGTGTAGGAATAAATAAAGCTCAAATGAATCCTAATGAAAAGCGTAAAGCTTATGCTGCTGATATTACTTATTCGGTACATTCAGAACTTGGATTTGATTATCTGCGTGATAATATGGTCGAAAATATGAACGAAAAAGTCCAAAGGGGATTACATTTTTGTTTAGTTGATGAAGTGGATTCAATTTTAATTGATGAAGCCAAAACACCACTAATTATTTCCGGAGGACAAACTCAAGATTCTTCGGCATATTTTTTTGCTGATCAATTTGTACGAACTTTAGCCAAAGAAGATTATTTAATTGATGAGGAATCTAAAGCCATTACTTTGACACACTCTGGAATAGCTAAAGCCAATAAATTTTTTAATGTTGAAAGTATTTATCATATTGAAAATTCTGAAACAGTTCATTTAGTTCAAAACGCTTTACGAGCTCATAAAATTATGCGTAATAATGTCGAATATATTGTCCGTGAAGGTAAAATTGAACTTGTTGATGGATTTACTGGAAGAATTATGGAAGGTCGTAGTTATTCTGAAGGATTGCAACAAGCAATCCAGGCTAAAGAAATGGTCGAAGTTGAGCCGGAAACCCAAACTTTAGCTACTATTACTTACCAAAACTTTTTCAGAATGTTTAGTAAATTATGTGGGATGACTGGAACTGGTAAAACTGAAGAGCAAGAATTTATCGATATTTATAATATGCGGGTAAATGTCGTTCCAACTAATAAACCAGTAATTCGAATTGATGAACCTGATGCCATTTTTGCTTCATATGAAGATAAATGAAATGCCGTTACAGAAAAAGTGGCTCAATTATACACCAAAGGTCAGCCAGTATTAATTGGAACTGCTCAAATTGAAGATTCTGAAGAATTGCACAAACACTTACTTAAAGCTGGAATTCCTCATACAGTTTTAAATGCCAAACAAAATGCCTCTGAAGCTGAAATTATTTCTCATGCTGGTCAAGTTAAAGCCGTTACAATTGCTACTAACATGGCTGGAAGAGGAACTGACATTAAACCTTCTCCTGAAGCTCTTGCTCTGGGTGGATTATATGTAATTGGAACTGATAAAGCCGAATCACGTCGCATTGATAACCAACTTAGGGGTCGTTCAGGGCGTCAAGGCGATATTGGAACAAGTAAGTTTTATATTTCAATTGATGATCCTTTAATGCAACGTTTTTCAAATTATGATTCTTTTAAAGAAGCTTATTCAGATTCACACGGGAAAGAAGTGACTAATAAAAACTTGCGTTTTGCATTTAATCATGCTCAAAAGAAAATTGAAGGATTTAATTATGATTCAAGAAAATCAGTCCTTAATTATGATGATGTTATTCGCCAACAAAGGGATTTAATTTACTCTCAAAGAGATTTGATTTTAGATGCTGTTGATCCTAAATTTATCATTGAAAAAATGATTAAGCATACTACTAATTCCATTGTTAATTTTCCCGCCTATAAAGGAAAGCATTCATATAATTACAATGAATTAGTTGATTTTTTAAATAAAAATATTGGTTCATTAATTGCTTTTAATTTTTCGCTTAAAAAAATTAGTCGTATCTATGAAAAAGATCTTCCTGAGTATATTTCTAATGTCATTATTCAAGCTTATGATAAATGACGAGCAAATGCTCTAAAATCGTATTTAGAGCAAGAAATTTTCCAAATTGAAAAACAAATTATTTTATCGACTTTAGATCAAAAGTGAAAACGCCACATAAATCGAATGGAAAAGTTACGTTCAAATGTCAATTTGGTTCAATATTCGCAAAAAAATCCATATCAAATTTATACCCAAGAAGGAACTAGAATGTTTGAAGATATGGTTGAAAATATTGCATTTGATGTTATGTTGCAAATTTTTTCAAACCGTCTTGGAGCTCATTCGCTAATTACTCGTGAAATGGAAGAAGATCCAATTTTCCAAGAAATTTATCAATCATTTACTAATAATGATTTAAGTAAATCTCCAGCTGAACGTGAACAAGAAATTATTGAAGTTTATAAAAGCGTTAAAGCTCGTATGGAAGAAATTACTGCTAGCTTAAGTATGCATGATTATAACCCTACTCCACAAGAGCCTCTTCAAGTTAATCAATCTTTAGATGATACTGAAACTATAGAAGAAATTAAAACTCTAGAACACACTGAAAATGATTTTGTTCTTGAAAACAACCAAGAAAACAAAGGTCCATTTAATATTTTTGATCAAGAAAGTTTTTTACCATTTGAAAATTTTGAGCAAAATGCTGATTTAACCGAAAATTCTGTAAATAAGGAAATTTCACAAGATAACAATCAAGAAAGCATAGATAATTTTACTGAGAAAAATCAAGATAATTTAGATGCTAACAATTAATAATATTTTTTAATGAGTTATGTTACAATTTTTTTGAGCCGATATCGAGTTTTGAATATTTCAAAATTAGTGTCAAATAAGTCTGATGTTTCAGACTTTTTCTTTACATTTTAAGGACATTTTAATATAATAAAAGGTAATTAGGTTTAAGGAGATAAAAAATATGTTAGAAGTACAAAATTTAAGCAAGATTTTTAGTGATAAGAAACTTTTTGAAGGAGTAAATTTAAAATTTACTGAAGGCAATACTTATGGAATAATTGGAGCTAATGGAGCTGGAAAGTCAACTTTTTTAAAAATTCTTTCAGGTCAAGTTGAACCAACTAGTGGAAACGTAGTTATTGAAAAAAACAAGCGAATTTCGGTGCTTTCTCAAGATCACAACGCTTATGATAATTTAATTGTAACTGAAGTAGTAATTATGGGAAATACCCAACTGTATGCAATAAAAGAACAAAAAGATCAAATTTACGCCAATCCTGAAGCAACCATGCAAGATTATGAAAAAGCAGCAGAACTTGAAGAAAAATTCGGTGAATTAGGCGGTTGAACAGCTGAAAATGATGCTCAAGAATTATTATCAAATTTAAGCATACCTAAAGATAAATGATACGTTCAAATGAAAGATCTAACTGCTAATCAAAAAATTAAAGTTTTATTAGCTAAAGCTCTTTTTGGAAATCCAGATATTTTAATTATGGATGAACCAACTAACCATTTAGATTTACGTAGTATTAAGTGGCTTGAAAATTTTCTAATTGAATACAATAATGTGGTTATTGTTGTTTCTCACGATAGTGATTTTCTTGATTCAATTTGTACTCATATAGTTGATATTGATTTTAATGAAGCTAAAATTTATACCGGAAATTATTCATTTTGAAAACAATCATCAGAGCTTGCTCGCGAAATGATGAAACAATCAAACCTTAAAAAAGAAGCTCAAATTGAAAAACTTAAGGACTTTATTGCTCGTTTTAGTGCTAATGCTTCTAAATCTCGTCAAGCTACCTCACGGAAAAAATCCCTTGAAAAAATTCAACTTGATGAAATTAAACCTTCAAATCGTAAATATCCATATGTTCGATGAGAGATGAATCGCGATCACGGGAAACAAATCTTAACTGTAGAAAATCTCACTTACACTAACGAAAATGGAGAAACATTATTTGAAAATCTTAATTTTACTTTAACACCAGGAGAAAAAATGGTCGTTATTGGAGAAGATGATATCGCTAAAACCAAGCTTTTAGCAATTCTTGCTGGAGAGCTTCAACCTACTAGCGGAAAAGTTGAATGAGGACAAACAATTAAAACTAGTTATTTCCCAAATGATAATGCCAAATATTTTGATAGCGATATGAACATTTTAGAATGAATTTCAAAATGACCACTTGAAAATACCTTAGAAGAAAATAAAGATGTATCTGATTCACGTATGCGAGGATTTTTGGGAAGAATGCTTTTTTCTGCTGATTCAGTATTTAAAAAAGTCAACGTAACTAGCGGGGGAGAAAA
Coding sequences:
- the secA gene encoding preprotein translocase subunit SecA: MKSVRELFDFKTTEMRIAQRALKEINKLEKNVSKLSDAELKETTNIFKSMLAEGYTLEQIRSDVFAVAREATKRVLGKRPYDVQMLGGILLDLGSVAEMKTGEGKTITSIAPVYLNALLGKGAIVSTVNEYLSERDAKEMGEVFNFLGLSVGINKAQMNPNEKRKAYAADITYSVHSELGFDYLRDNMVENMNEKVQRGLHFCLVDEVDSILIDEAKTPLIISGGQTQDSSAYFFADQFVRTLAKEDYLIDEESKAITLTHSGIAKANKFFNVESIYHIENSETVHLVQNALRAHKIMRNNVEYIVREGKIELVDGFTGRIMEGRSYSEGLQQAIQAKEMVEVEPETQTLATITYQNFFRMFSKLCGMTGTGKTEEQEFIDIYNMRVNVVPTNKPVIRIDEPDAIFASYEDKWNAVTEKVAQLYTKGQPVLIGTAQIEDSEELHKHLLKAGIPHTVLNAKQNASEAEIISHAGQVKAVTIATNMAGRGTDIKPSPEALALGGLYVIGTDKAESRRIDNQLRGRSGRQGDIGTSKFYISIDDPLMQRFSNYDSFKEAYSDSHGKEVTNKNLRFAFNHAQKKIEGFNYDSRKSVLNYDDVIRQQRDLIYSQRDLILDAVDPKFIIEKMIKHTTNSIVNFPAYKGKHSYNYNELVDFLNKNIGSLIAFNFSLKKISRIYEKDLPEYISNVIIQAYDKWRANALKSYLEQEIFQIEKQIILSTLDQKWKRHINRMEKLRSNVNLVQYSQKNPYQIYTQEGTRMFEDMVENIAFDVMLQIFSNRLGAHSLITREMEEDPIFQEIYQSFTNNDLSKSPAEREQEIIEVYKSVKARMEEITASLSMHDYNPTPQEPLQVNQSLDDTETIEEIKTLEHTENDFVLENNQENKGPFNIFDQESFLPFENFEQNADLTENSVNKEISQDNNQESIDNFTEKNQDNLDANN
- a CDS encoding ABC-F family ATP-binding cassette domain-containing protein, which translates into the protein MLEVQNLSKIFSDKKLFEGVNLKFTEGNTYGIIGANGAGKSTFLKILSGQVEPTSGNVVIEKNKRISVLSQDHNAYDNLIVTEVVIMGNTQLYAIKEQKDQIYANPEATMQDYEKAAELEEKFGELGGWTAENDAQELLSNLSIPKDKWYVQMKDLTANQKIKVLLAKALFGNPDILIMDEPTNHLDLRSIKWLENFLIEYNNVVIVVSHDSDFLDSICTHIVDIDFNEAKIYTGNYSFWKQSSELAREMMKQSNLKKEAQIEKLKDFIARFSANASKSRQATSRKKSLEKIQLDEIKPSNRKYPYVRWEMNRDHGKQILTVENLTYTNENGETLFENLNFTLTPGEKMVVIGEDDIAKTKLLAILAGELQPTSGKVEWGQTIKTSYFPNDNAKYFDSDMNILEWISKWPLENTLEENKDVSDSRMRGFLGRMLFSADSVFKKVNVTSGGEKARLMFSRMMLLESNFIILDQPLDHLDTESIDSVIEGVKQYRGGAVFTTYNRAFVNQCADVILELKNPQESFLFRGTLEEYEKAMEY